In the genome of Pseudomonas sp. B33.4, the window TCGCCCGGAAGAACTCTCCGCGCTGGTGCTCAAGAGTCTGAAAGAAGACGTCGAGCGCGCATTTGGCGAAACAGTCACCGAAGCCGTGATCAGCGTCCCGGCCTACTTCAGTGATGCCCAGCGCAAGGCTACACGGATCGCCGGCGAACTGGCCGGGCTGAAGGTCGAGAAGCTGATCAACGAACCGACCGCCGCCGCCCTCGCCTATGGACTGCACCAACGGGACAAGGAAACTTCGTTTCTGGTTTTCGACCTTGGTGGCGGCACGTTCGACGTGTCGATTCTGGAGCTGTTCGAAGGGGTCATGGAGGTGCGCGCCAGCGCCGGTGACAACTTCCTCGGCGGCGAAGATTTCGACACCGTACTGCTTGAGCACTTCATCAGCCAGCACCGCTCGGCCGCAGACTTCCCGGAGCGCAGCAGCGTCATCCAGCCCCTGCGTCGCGAGGCCGAGCGCGTGCGCAAGGCGCTGGGGCAGGACGACAGCGCCGAATTCCGCTTGCAACTCGGTGAGCGGCAGTGGACGCAAACCATCACCCAGCAACAGTTGGCGACGCTGTACATGCCGCTGCTCGAACGCCTGCGCGCGCCGATTGAACGGGCGCTGCGCGATGCGCGCATCCGCGTCAGCGACCTCGACGAAATTCTGCTGGTCGGCGGCACCACGCGCATGCCGCTGGTACGCAAACTCGCCGCCGGGCTGTTCGGCCGGTTCCCGTCGATCACCCTCGATCCTGATCAGGTGGTGGCACAGGGCGCGGCCATTCAGGCGGCACTCAAGGCCCGCGCCGCCGCGCTGGAAGAAGTGGTGCTGACCGACGTCTGCTCCTACACGCTGGGCATCGAGACTTCCACGCAGGTCGGCCGCAATTATGAGAGCGGTCATTACCTGCCGATCATTGAGCGCAACAGCATCGTGCCGGTCAGTCGGGTGAAAACCGTGTACACACTGCACGACAATCAGGAACACGTGGTTGTGCGGATCTTTCAGGGCGAAAGCCGTCTGGTCAAAGACAACGTGGCGCTCGGCGAACTGGACATCAAGGTGCCGAAACGCAAGGCCGGCGAAGTGGCCCTCGATGTGCGTTTCACCTACGACAACAACGGTTTGCTGGAAGCCCAGGTAAAGATTCCCCTGACCGGGCAACAGCATTCGCTGGTCATCGAGAACAACCCGGGCGTGCTCTCCCCCGAGGAAATCCAGCAACGCCTGCAAAACCTGGCACAGCTGAAAATTCATCCACGCGAGCAGCAGGTCAATACGCTGCTGACTGCACGTCTGGAACGCCTCTATCAGGAAAGCCTGGGCGATCTGCGTGATCTGATGGGCGATTGGGCCAAGCAATTCCAGATCGCCCTCGACTCTCAGGACGAGCGCCAGATCCGCGAAGTGCGCACTGACTTGAGCCGCCGCCTGAGCGAACTTGATCGCACCCCGTGGCAATAAGGAGCCTGGCCATGGATTGCTGGTCGGTGCTGCACCTGCACGATGACGCTGAAACCCGCGACATCAAGCGCGCCTATGCGCGCCTGTTGAAAACCTTCCGCCCCGATGAGGATGCCGAAGGGTTCCAGCGCTTGCGCGAAGCCTACGAACAGGCGCTGGCGATTGCCCAGTGGCGCCTTGAAAACGCTGAGCCTGCCGACGGAGACGACGTCGCCGTGGCCACGACATCCAGCACCTTTGCCGCACTGGCATTCGATGCTGCGCTGGCAAACAAACACAGCCACGCGCAAAACCCGGCGTGGGATTTTGCCGGTCTCGACTTTCCGCCCGTCAACCCGGCAGCCCCTGAGCCTTTTGCACCGCTGGCGAAGGATGATGTTTTGCCTGTCGAGCCAGTGACGGCGGCCCCGGACACAGAGGCGTATGCGCTTGAAGCGCAGGCTGCACGGCAACTGCTTGAGGGGCTATCGCCCGAAAACCTCGACGAGCGTTGGGATCAGGCGCAACAACAAGGCTGCGCCAAGGCCGTCGAAAGGCTGTTGCTGCAACTGTGTTTTGAACAGCCACACCTGCGCGCTCCGGTGCTGCACTGGGCCGTAGTGCAACTCGGATGGTTGGGGCCGTGGCAAGAGGTCCTGATCAATGATCATCAGCGCGACAGGCTCGCCGAGAGCTTGATGTCCGACTATCGCAACACCCTGCAAGCGCTGCTCGAAAGTCAGAGCGAACGCGAATTCCTCAACGTGCTCAAACGCTACAGCGCCCAACCGTGGCTGCAGGTTTTCGATCGCCGCGAACAATGGCAGCAAACCCTGCTGCACTTGCTCAATGACAGCGAATGGAGCGTGCCGCTGTTTGACCGCATCGGCCAGCTGTTCGGCTGGGATCACAGCAAAGGCCTGCACCCGCAACCGGTCTGGCTTTGGGACACGCTGATCGAACGCTGCGATCAGGAAAGTTTTTATGACAATCTGCGCGCCAAGGCTGAAAGCGACCGCACCTGGGCGGCCGACGTACAAGCGGCGCATCTGCTGATCAATCCGCTCAAGCCCCTGCAGCAGAAGAAGATCATCGACGGTTTTGGCCAGAACGAATGGCAGGCCTGCCATGACTTGTCGGAAAAGCTCAAATGGCGCTTCCCCGAGCTGCTCGCGCGATTACCTTATGCCGACGTTTTTTACTGGCGGCGTTTCCTTCCGCGGCCCATCGCCGCCGAAACCTGGGTGCGGGTATGGACGGCGATTGCCTTGGCGCTGTGCCTGATCTATCTGGGCCTTGGGAAAAGAAATTCCGCAGACCTTATCTTCATTCCAATGATATTTGCCTGCGTACCGGTATGGTTTTTCCGCTTCGCACTGAGCTGGTGGGTGGGTGCTCTCGGCCCATGTCATCGTCCCGGACCTGTGGCTCACCGAAAGCCTGATTCCGCGCAAATGGAACCCTGACACGCGCTGGCTGGTGATACGCCACGGAGTACCGCAAGGGGTGATGGTGCTGCTGTTTTCGCTGATGCTTGGCCCGCTGGGGGCGCTCACTTATGTCGGCACGCTGCTGATCGGGCTGGTGCACAAACGCCGTATCGGTTCGCTCGATCCGGAGCTGAGCAGCCGCCGCCCTTGGCTGACCGCGCTGCATTGGGCGCACTTCAGTCCGCTGCAATTGCTGTTTCTGGTGGTCATGACCGCGATCACGGCGGCCAGCAGACTGGGCTTTTCGCTCAGTCAACTCATGCCCGGCTAGGCATGCAGCGCCAGTGCCGCCTGTCACCCAACCGTCACATTCACTTGCTAGCGTCCGCCCGAAACATACTGAAACAATTAAGCAAAACGGGCTGACAGATGAAAGACGAAACAGACAGCACTGACGCACCTGAATCCGATAACCCGACCGATACCAGCCGCCGCCGCTTCCTTGGCGGCGTGGCGGTACTGGGTGTCGGCGCCTCGCTGGCCGGATGCGGCAGCGCCGCTGATCAACCGGGCAAACCGACCGAACGCCCGCTGGCGCCCGCCGAGCTGGACAAGGCCTTGCGCGATCAGGTGAAAACCGTGGTGGTGATCTACGCCGAGAACCGCAGCTTCAACAACCTGTTCGGTGATTTCCCCGGTGTCGAAAAACCGCTGGCAGC includes:
- a CDS encoding J domain-containing protein, with protein sequence MDCWSVLHLHDDAETRDIKRAYARLLKTFRPDEDAEGFQRLREAYEQALAIAQWRLENAEPADGDDVAVATTSSTFAALAFDAALANKHSHAQNPAWDFAGLDFPPVNPAAPEPFAPLAKDDVLPVEPVTAAPDTEAYALEAQAARQLLEGLSPENLDERWDQAQQQGCAKAVERLLLQLCFEQPHLRAPVLHWAVVQLGWLGPWQEVLINDHQRDRLAESLMSDYRNTLQALLESQSEREFLNVLKRYSAQPWLQVFDRREQWQQTLLHLLNDSEWSVPLFDRIGQLFGWDHSKGLHPQPVWLWDTLIERCDQESFYDNLRAKAESDRTWAADVQAAHLLINPLKPLQQKKIIDGFGQNEWQACHDLSEKLKWRFPELLARLPYADVFYWRRFLPRPIAAETWVRVWTAIALALCLIYLGLGKRNSADLIFIPMIFACVPVWFFRFALSWWVGALGPCHRPGPVAHRKPDSAQMEP
- a CDS encoding molecular chaperone HscC, which gives rise to MIVGIDLGTTNSLVAVWRGDATELVPNALGQFLTPSVVGLDDQGRILVGQAARERLHTHPRLTASLFKRHMGSATEVYLADKAFRPEELSALVLKSLKEDVERAFGETVTEAVISVPAYFSDAQRKATRIAGELAGLKVEKLINEPTAAALAYGLHQRDKETSFLVFDLGGGTFDVSILELFEGVMEVRASAGDNFLGGEDFDTVLLEHFISQHRSAADFPERSSVIQPLRREAERVRKALGQDDSAEFRLQLGERQWTQTITQQQLATLYMPLLERLRAPIERALRDARIRVSDLDEILLVGGTTRMPLVRKLAAGLFGRFPSITLDPDQVVAQGAAIQAALKARAAALEEVVLTDVCSYTLGIETSTQVGRNYESGHYLPIIERNSIVPVSRVKTVYTLHDNQEHVVVRIFQGESRLVKDNVALGELDIKVPKRKAGEVALDVRFTYDNNGLLEAQVKIPLTGQQHSLVIENNPGVLSPEEIQQRLQNLAQLKIHPREQQVNTLLTARLERLYQESLGDLRDLMGDWAKQFQIALDSQDERQIREVRTDLSRRLSELDRTPWQ